The Hyperolius riggenbachi isolate aHypRig1 chromosome 3, aHypRig1.pri, whole genome shotgun sequence genome window below encodes:
- the INSYN1 gene encoding inhibitory synaptic factor 1 produces the protein MCSRGVGKTTEQGGRSGRAGERERIRGRVRAVIGQLEGILRDLKQVAKELREVVEQIDRLTSDFEFELDADDWTPGTVSSTSSSEKGGPLCDLGPLDFLSSDSWEFCSFLEASTPSDSGDGSDRPPDFELLNGGATPNGPDSSSEETPVPQQKPLPTRTPGSRDRVRFSDKVLYHALCCDDSEDLPYGQETPRDPPRAPVPCAVIRSTKGGTAGVRKGTRNCSTQTVSDKSTQTVLPYVPKKGKKEQS, from the exons ATGTGCTCTCGGGGGGTGGGGAAGACCACGGAGCAAGGGGGACGGAGTGGCagagctggggagagggaaagaaTCCGAGGGAGAGTCCGGGCCGTCATTGGACAGCTAGAGGGAATTTTGCGAGATCTGAAGCAAGTGGCCAAAGAGCTAAGAGAG GTGGTGGAGCAGATAGACAGACTTACCTCGGACTTTGAGTTTGAACTAGATGCTGATGACTGGACCCCAGGAACTGTTAGTAGCACATCGAGCAGTGAAAAGGGGGGTCCTCTGTGTGACCTGGGACCCCTGGATTTCTTGAGCTCAGACAGCTGGGAATTCTGTTCTTTCCTAGAAGCCTCCACCCCTTCTGATTCTGGAGATGGGTCTGATCGGCCCCCTGACTTCGAGCTACTTAATGGAGGAGCCACACCCAATGGGCCAGATTCCTCCAGTGAAGAAACTCCTGTGCCACAACAAAAACCCCTACCAACAAGAACACCTGGTTCCCGGGACCGGGTGAGATTCAGTGACAAAGTTCTATATCATGCACTCTGCTGTGATGACAGCGAAGATCTCCCATATGGCCAGGAAACTCCTCGAGACCCTCCTCGGGCTCCCGTCCCTTGTGCTGTCATACGGAGCACTAAAGGGGGGACTGCTGGCGTCAGGAAGGGCACCAGGAATTGCAGTACTCAGACTGTGAGTGACAAGAGCACTCAGACTGTGTTACCATATGtgccaaaaaagggaaaaaaggagCAGAGTTGA